The proteins below come from a single Metarhizium brunneum chromosome 1, complete sequence genomic window:
- the THP3 gene encoding THP3, whose translation MLPGWSASQQAPGVSQRTQPVAYSYAASPAFVPVQVRQGFSQYAPPTPPYPGYVPPSVGAQSPAQAEQPKPKTEWPESVRKYVQRSFLPENDDPTVSRAEVEAKLKETIGTAKENGTLYTIDWDAVPLPQALVKADRDALYNSGNHTPSSSESVAKSRKRKSSDSVDGGSNQPPWHNANSRSSLETRISYPSPDKRSTFDDNLAKSSKFQKEAASKRKRRFESEYKAVYRSPSPTPPSSGPIIGTSEVLEKRYLRLTAPPIPSNVRPVHILRQTLDLLKKKWRKEGNYSYICDQFKSMRQDLTVQRIKNDFTVSVYEIHARIALEKGDIGEYNQCQTQLRSLYSLGLKGNPIEFKAYRILYFIHTANRTGLSDTMADLTAAEKEEKPIKHALQVRSALALGNYHKFFQLYLDTPNMGAYLLDMFVARERLAALCNICKSYKPDVKLRFITEELGFESDADAAQFIIDHSGQHLLEDRSDNIVFLSGKAGQLFESSRSEAFRKVDIKGQI comes from the exons ATGTTGCCAGGGTGGTCGGCCTCACAGCAAGCGCCTGGCGTCTCACAACGGACCCAGCCGGTCGCGTACAGTTATGCTGCCA GTCCTGCCTTTGTTCCAGTCCAAGTCCGCCAGGGCTTCAGCCAGTACGCTCCTCCAACACCTCCGTACCCAGGTTATGTGCCGCCTTCCGTTGGTGCCCAGTCTCCTGCCCAAGCAGAGCAGCCCAAGCCGAAGACGGAGTGGCCTGAATCCGTCCGGAAATATGTTCAACGATCCTTTCTTCCCGAAAACGACGACCCGACCGTGTCTCGCGCAGAGGTcgaggccaagctcaaggagacGATTGGCACAGCCAAAGAAAATGGCACTTTGTATACCATAGACTGGGATGCTGTCCCTTTGCCGCAAGCCCTCGTGAAAGCCGACCGTGACGCACTGTATAACAGCGGAAATCAcacgccatcatcttctgaaTCTGTCGCCAAGTCCAGGAAAAGAAAGTCCTCCGATTCTGTCGACGGTGGATCTAACCAACCACCGTGGCATAATGCTAACTCGCGATCATCCCTTGAGACCCGTATTTCATATCCATCACCAGACAAACGTTCCACTTTTGACGACAACCTGGCGAAATCAAGTAAGTTTCAAAAAGAGGCCGCCAGTAAACGCAAACGCCGCTTCGAGAGCGAATACAAGGCGGTATACAGATCACCTAGTCCAACTCCACCCTCCTCAGGCCCAATTATTGGAACCAGTGAGGTGTTGGAGAAGAGGTATCTTCGCCTAACTGCTCCTCCTATTCCTTCCAATGTTCGACCTGTGCATATCCTGCGCCAAACTTTGGActtgctgaagaagaagtggaGGAAAGAGGGGAATTATTCATACATTTGCGACCAGTTCAAATCCATGCGACAAGATCTCACTGTTCAACGCATTAAAAACGATTTCACTGTCTCCGTCTATGAGATACATGCCCGCATTGCCTTGGAAAAGGGGGACATCGGTGAGTATAACCAGTGCCAGACCCAACTTCGTTCCCTCTATTCTCTGGGGTTAAAAGGCAATCCTATCGAGTTCAAAGCGTATCGTATTCTTTATTTCATTCATACTGCCAATCGTACTGGTCTGAGCGACACGATGGCAGATCTAACCGCAGCAGAAAAGGAGGAAAAGCCGATTAAGCATGCTTTGCAAGTTCGGtcggctttggctttggggaATTATCACAAGTTCTTCCAGCTTTACCTTGACACGCCCAATATGGGCGCATATCTTCTGGATATGTTTGTCGCCAGAGAACGTCTTGCTGCATTGTGTAATATTTGCAAAAG TTATAAACCTGATGTTAAGCTCCGTTTCATCACTGAAGAGTTGGGCTTCGAGTCTGATGCCGATGCTGCCCAGTTCATAATCGACCACAGTGGACAGCACCTGCTGGAAGATCGCTCAGATAACATCGTTTTTCTGAGCGGGAAGGCCGGCCAGCTATTTGAATCATCCAGATCCGAAGCTTTTCGAAAAGTTGATATCAAGGGACAGATCTAA
- the vps36 gene encoding Vacuolar protein-sorting-associated protein 36 encodes MALDLKDIDRYDFYAGFLKSSPKITIFPKPLKRSSLHSRALSNAVSPSRNDSASPGQRDSAHRPPPEHPQVTTATWVCTICSFSNPIPVNFDPAAANAHTPLPPCLACGIKPTLAHVLKAAINNASQRPTPVINTSSGFSSLSNRQHESDALLATSTNPLDSFQQSRGQALEQNRSGSSVDAGASFACPRCTFSNHPSLLACEICGAPLLSQNTPSIKTESPTVRTESPGPVHEAPSNAPSGIDVADSIKISFRGGGMQIFYERLKGAITQRKWLLQNAPPVPKNGRSADPNTLAGSSDTSTSRTKTAGIAGLEQLGLNMHKNNEMLIGSAFEDLEALMSSAKEVIALAERYARQTNGVTGGASAEENAILAESASQLGLVTTKDIVAGGSSEYLYISELSRNLAEFLADDSRGVLKRAGGIITLVDLWAMFNRARGGVELVSPMDFEKAARLWESLKLPVRLRTFRSGVMVVQGHDRTDDATIKSLLSWLQDLHEFPPEREVTWDWREFGRGVTALETAERFGWSIGVAEEELLMAEEHGALCREEGLEGLKFWKNYIDTGDAPPPKSKARLEDEAIIKALQDSGFM; translated from the coding sequence ATGGCATTGGATCTCAAGGACATTGACCGGTATGACTTCTATGCCGGGTTTCTGAAGTCGTCACCCAAAATCACCATCTTTCCCAAGCCTTTGAAGCGGTCTTCGCTTCATAGTCGAGCTTTATCCAATGCGGTATCTCCTTCGAGAAACGATTCCGCATCTCCTGGGCAAAGGGACAGTGCACATAGACCTCCACCAGAGCATCCCCAAGTGACGACGGCCACTTGGGTCTGCACCATTTGCAGCTTCTCTAATCCGATACCGGTGAATTTTGATCCTGCGGCAGCGAACGCACATACGCCGCTACCGCCATGCCTAGCTTGTGGAATCAAGCCAACACTGGCACATGTTCTAAAAGCAGCCATTAACAACGCCAGCCAACGTCCAACGCCCGTAATAAACACTTCTTCTGGCTTCAGTTCGCTCTCGAATCGACAACATGAATCAGATGCCCTTTTAGCAACATCAACAAACCCTTTGGATTCTTTTCAGCAAAGCCGCGGCCAAGCACTCGAGCAAAATAGGTCGGGTTCCTCGGTCGACGCTGGGGCATCCTTTGCGTGTCCGCGGTGCACATTTTCAAATCACCCGTCATTACTTGCCTGCGAGATTTGTGGCGCGCCCCTTTTGTCACAGAATACCCCTAGCATAAAAACCGAGTCGCCCACGGTTCGTACGGAGTCCCCAGGTCCTGTCCACGAGGCTCCCAGCAATGCACCTTCAGGCATTGACGTGGCTGACAGTATCAAGATTTCCTTTCGGGGTGGGGGTATGCAGATATTTTATGAGAGGCTGAAGGGAGCCATAACACAAAGAAAATGGTTACTACAGAATGCTCCTCCGGTTCCCAAAAATGGAAGGAGTGCAGACCCAAATACTCTAGCTGGTTCATCAGATACATCGACCAGTCGAACCAAGACTGCGGGTATTGCAGGCCTGGAGCAGTTGGGTCTCAATATGCATAAGAACAACGAAATGCTGATTGGCAGTGCGTTTGAAGATCTGGAGGCGTTGATGTCGTCAGCAAAGGAGGTCATTGCTCTCGCAGAACGATATGCTCGCCAAACGAATGGTGTCACTGGCGGAGCTTCAGCCGAAGAAAATGCCATCTTGGCAGAGTCCGCAAGCCAACTAGGCTTGGTTACTACGAAGGACATTGTTGCCGGCGGAAGTTCTGAGTATCTATACATATCCGAACTGTCTCGGAATCTTGCCGAGTTCCTGGCTGATGACTCGAGAGGTGTCTTGAAACGAGCCGGAGGCATCATCACGCTCGTCGATTTGTGGGCCATGTTCAACAGAGCAAGAGGGGGTGTCGAGCTTGTCAGCCCCATGGACTTCGAGAAAGCTGCACGTTTGTGGGAAAGTCTAAAGCTTCCAGTCCGGCTGCGAACCTTCCGCAGCGGCGTAATGGTAGTCCAGGGCCACGATCGTACCGACGACGCGACTATCAAGTCGCTGCTTTCCTGGCTGCAGGATCTACACGAATTTCCCCCAGAGCGAGAAGTCACCTGGGATTGGAGAGAGTTTGGACGTGGCGTTACGGCCCTGGAAACTGCGGAACGATTCGGTTGGAGCATTGgtgttgccgaggaggagctaCTAATGGCAGAAGAGCACGGCGCTCTATGCCGAGAAGAAGGGTTGGAGGGGTTAAAGTTCTGGAAGAATTACATTGATACGGGTGATGCCCCCCCGCCAAAGAGCAAGGCCAGGCTTGAAGATGAGGCTATCATAAAGGCACTGCAGGATAGCGGATTCATGTAG